A region of the Microcystis aeruginosa FD4 genome:
TTATCAGTTTTTCTCCACGATTATTTAACCAAAAATCTTCACCGTCCTTCCTATGGAGTATTTTGGAATAATTTAGCTTTAACTCGTCCCTATAGTAGTCCTTCATTGTTATTAGAGTTAGGATTTATGAGTAATCCCCAAGAATTTGAATGGATTACCGATACTCAGGCACAAAAACAACTAGCGCGAGTTTTAGCCACCGGAATTAGCCAATGGTTTCAACAATCTGGGGTAATCGCTTCCAGTTAAGATTTAATGGCAATCGCAGGGAGATAAGCTTAAATCTTTGTGAAAAACAAGCCCTAGCTGGAAAGCAAGTGATAGGATTGATTTAGGTGCTTGATTTAATCTGAGGAAATTAAATCAAGTTCATGGAAAAATGTTACCAGTGAACAGCAATCGGACAAAATAACTGCTAGATTACAAGGTATAGTCGATCAGTCTCTAGTAGATATTCAAACAGCGATCGCTGTTTGACAAAAATCTCTGGATGAGCAAACAAATAAAGAGAGTTTACTTGAAAAATTGCCAACAGTTCAAGCCCTTATAGACAACTTAATCGCAGAATTTACAACCCTTGATCAACAACTAAAAGTTAATTATTGCCATCAACAGATTCACCAAAATTATCCTGATTTAGCTGAAAAAGCCCACCTCAAGGTTGGGGTAGGCCAATTAAATCCCACCCTCGTTATTATTCTTCTCTACCCATGACTAACTCTTTATATATCAGCACGACGGCAACGGGAAGCGGTAAAGCGTTAGTAGCTTTAGGAATTATCGACTTAATTCTCCGCAAAACTAATAAAGTTGCTTTTTTCCAGCCAATTGTTCTCGACTGTTCCCAAGGTCATCGAGACGAAGACATTGACTTAATCCTCAATTATTTTAAATTAGAACAAACCTACGAAGAGGCCTTCGGTTTATGTTACGACGAAGTGAAGGATTTATTGGTACAACAAAAATTTGATGAAATCATCGAAAAAATCATCAAAAAGTTTAAAAACTTAGAAAAAAAATATGATTTTATCCTCTGTGAAGGTTCCGATTATCTGCAAGAAAATTCCGCCTTTGAATTTGAACTAAATACAGAAATCGCCAAAAATCTCGGCCATCCCATCTTAATATTAGGTAATGCCTACCATCGCAGTATCGAAGATGCCCTTAGTCCGATACTGATTTCCTGCGACACCTACCAAGATAAAGCTTGTACGGTGATTGGGATTATTATCAATCAAGCTGAAGAGGAAAAAATAGACGAATTACGGAAAACCCTCACTAGAATTTTCCCCCCCCAAGAATATGCCCTAGGAGTGATTCCCCACAATGCTAAACTTAGCAGCCCGCGAGTGGCAGAAATCGCCCAACAATTAGAGGCAAAAGTTCTCTACGGACAGCAGAGATTAGATAGTTTAGCCAGTAACTTTCTGGTGGTGGCCATGCAGATGCAAAATGCCCTAGAGCGGATAAAGGAAGATAGCTTAATTATCACCCCTTGGGATCGCGGCGATGTGATTATCGGGATGTTACAGGCCCACGAATCGGCCAATTATCCCCAATTAGCCGGTATAGTCTTAACAGCAGGTCATATTCTCAATCCTTCGATCGCCCGTTTAATTGAAGGTTTGCCCGATCCCTTACCGATTCTCTCCGTCACCACCGATACCTACACCACGGCCGAACGCATCCACGATGTGCGGACTACCCTGACCTCGACGGACTACGATAAAATTAACCTCAGTCTGCAGCTTTTTCACAATAACATCAATCTCGATCGCCTAGAAGCGCAAATTCGCACTTTGCGGACCCAGGGGATTACCCCGAAGATGTTCACCTATAATCTCGTACAACAGGCCAAAGCGCAAAAACGTCACATCGTTTTGGCCGAGGGGACTGAACCGCGCATCCTCCAGGCAGCCACAGTTTTAATCGAACAGGATATCGTCGATTTAACCCTCTTGGGACAACCGGACGAGATCGCAATGGTGATTAAAAAACATGGTATCACTCTCGATCTCGATCGCCTGCAAATTATTAACCCCGTGGCTAGTCCCCATTTTGAAAGCTATGTGCAGACCCTCTACGAAGCGAGAAAAGCCAAGGGAATGAATCTCGATCTGGCCCGGGATTATGCAGAGGATGTCTCCTATTTTGGCACTTTAATGGTGTATCAAGGCGATGCTGATGGTATGGTATCGGGGGCAGTGCATACCACTCAACACACGATTAGGCCTGCACTCCAGATTATCAAAACTAAGCCCGATTGTGCGATCGTCTCCTCGGTCTTTTTTATGTGTTTAGAGGATCGAGTCTTGGTCTATGGGGATTGTGCGGTGAATCCCGACCCCAGTGCCGAGGAATTAGCCGAAATCGCCCTATCTTCTGCCGAAACCGCCCAAAAATTCGGAATTGAACCGCGAATCGCCCTGCTTTCCTATTCTTCGGGTCAATCGGGCCAGGGAGAAGACGTGGAAAAAGTACGACAAGCGACCAAAATCGCTAGGGAAAAACGCCCCGATTTGAAGCTAGAAGGGCCAATTCAGTACGATGCGGCAGTAGATAAGGAAGTAGCCGCCCAAAAAATGCCCGGGTCAGAGGTGGCGGGCCAAGCGACGGTGTTTATTTTTCCTGACCTGAATACAGGTAATAATACCTATAAAGCCGTGCAGCGGGAAACGAAAGCTTTAGCGATTGGTCCAATCCTACAGGGATTAAAAAAACCTGTCAATGATCTCAGTCGCGGTTGTACCGTTCCCGATATTATCAATACGGTGGTAATCACAGCAATTCAATCCCAATCTTTTTGATTTATAGTCATTTCAGATCAGTCCGATACATTCTAGACCGATAAAACCCGTAGGAACTCTGGCATTGATCTGCTCAATCTCAATCTGTGATTTATACCCATAAGCGTTGGATAGGATAACTATCAAGAATATTATCTCGACTCACCAAAATCAGCGAGTTATTTATAGCCTGAGCTACCAAAATCCTATCGGGTGCATCTCAATTTGGTCGCAATATCTATATTACATTTTGGGCGCACGCAGTTCGATCAACTCACTGACCACGGTGCGCCCCTACCATTGGCGCAATAATATTATTGTAGGGGCGAATTGCCTTCGCCCTCTTTTAATAACTGCTGCTGCTTACCTATATGTGAGAGAAAGTCACGAATAGGATAGGTAATAACTTAAATCTTGTTGCTGCGAAACGAGTGTCAAGATTCTCAAAGTCAGAACAGAGAGAGAGTTTACCAATTTTTACCTTGATCGATATTTCCCAAAAACTAGCAATACTTACAAAAACATTATCGGTATTTTCAAGACTATCTCGCAGCGAAACAGGCAAAATCGGGTCATCCTCAGCTAACCAGATAAAGACATGAGTATCTATTAAAGCACTCTTCATTACCTATAGTCCTCAAAGTCTTCTCAGGGAGCATCAAAGTCATTAGCTAAAGGTAAAACGAAAGTTCCTTTCATTGAACCAGCTAAAGTTCTTTTAACAGTTACAGATTCTTTTGCTGCTTGTTTATCTTCTTCTGTTTGGTCAGACTTAGTGATCAAATATTCGGCATAATGTAAAAGTTCAGTTTTGAGAGCATCGGGCATATTCTCAACTATATTCTTAAGGGCTGAATCTATACTCAATAATGGCTCACTTTTAGTTAAATTAATGAATATTTAGGGAAAGTAGCGATAAAATTCACGTCGGTGTAGGAGCCGCATTACCTCAATGTTATTATCAACAACTGCTATTCCTAATCGATATTCACCAAGGCGTATTCGGTAGCGATTGGTAGCTCCCTTCATTGGCTTGACATTACCAATATCCTGCAATGACTTGGCATTGGGTAAATCTCTAAAAGCAAGCTGTAAAATTTTTTCATAAACAGGCTGGTTTTTCAATGCCTTCAAATCTTTGAGAAATCTTTTTCGATATTGAACCTTCAAGGTAAATCTATTCTTCTAAATAAGCCAGTGCCTCTTCGATAGCTAATAGTGGACTCTGCTGTGCCTCATCCATGGCTTGGTTAAGGCAGTAGTCTTCTATTGCTTCGGTGAACTCTTCACAAGACATATCTTCTTGGGGAAATACTTGTCTCCATAGTTCAATCGGAATAACAACGGCTTTGGTTTGTCCGTTTTGGTCAGTTAGGTATTCTATTGAAAGCATAGACAAGACTTGTCAAGTTTGATAAGTCTATGATATAGCACTACGCGATTACATTAGAAAACGGGTTTCTCAAAGAAACCCGTTTTCTCGCTACTCACTCCCACCTCATCCCAGAAGAATTGACGAAAAACATAGATAAAACCCTATAAAATCGAAAAAACAGCGATACTTGACAAAATCGGGGGGTGATAGTCTTTTTGGTCAAATTTATCCAAAATTGCCAATGAATATAGCGTTTCCTAAGCTAGTGAGGTACACCTATTTTTCTTCCCTTTTGCCTCTTGCCTTTTGCCTAAAACCCATAACTTTTGTACCTCAGCAGACTGAAAAACGCGATATCCTCTCTGCTGTTGTAGCCGCCAGTACAGTTAGAACGTAGGTTGGGTTGAAGCATGAAACCCAACGCCCGATTATGTTACGAAGTGCGCTAACCCATCCTACAAATAATTGTGCCTCCCTACTTATCTAAATGGTTGCCTTTTTTAACTTTTTTATTGATCTCATTAAGCATTTCTACTTAGGGCTGGCTGAATAATGGTAAAACCCTTTTAAAATAAGGCTTTTGACCTGTTAAAATCCGATGTTCATGCTGCGAATATAGGATTGGGACATTCAAAAACCTGGCATTATTCTTTCTGTAGTAGATAAACTGGTACAAAAAGCAGGGCAACAAAGCCTGAAACGACCGACTCGGAGACGACCGACTCGGAGACGACCGACTCCTAACCCCACCAACAAACTTTTTGCCGCAAACCCTACTTATTGCAAAGGTGAGATGCTCCCCATTTATCATTGATCATTTAGGTCTCTGTCGCTTGCTATTTTGCGAAACTAGGCTTTTGTATCAGCTTTTGACGGACAATTTAGTAAAGTGATTTTGGCCTTGGCTCTAGGAGGAACGTGCTATCCCTACTACACAAATTAATCCCAGTCAAAACCGTTCATATATGTCTTGTGATTGGTTTACTGACCACCCTGTTAAACGCCTGTGGCGATCGCCTAACGGCCACCAATCTCCCCACTTCCGAAACCCCTCATCTTCCCGTCGTCCAAGGCCGCATTTCTGAGGTTGCCCCCCCGGCCCTAATTCAGGAACTGCGCCCCAGTTTAGATCGTTATGCTCCCCAAGTAACGATTCTCAGTCCTCTGGCCGAACAAGTTTTCGATGATACTCAGGTGACAGTTAAACTACAAGTGTCGGAGCTGCCAATTTTCCAAGACGATACCCTGAAATTAGGACCCCACTTGAGCCTAATTGTCGATAATGAACCGGTAGCGGCTATCTACGAC
Encoded here:
- a CDS encoding type II toxin-antitoxin system VapC family toxin, with the translated sequence MKSALIDTHVFIWLAEDDPILPVSLRDSLENTDNVFVSIASFWEISIKVKIGKLSLCSDFENLDTRFAATRFKLLPILFVTFSHI
- a CDS encoding type II toxin-antitoxin system RelE family toxin, producing the protein MKVQYRKRFLKDLKALKNQPVYEKILQLAFRDLPNAKSLQDIGNVKPMKGATNRYRIRLGEYRLGIAVVDNNIEVMRLLHRREFYRYFP
- a CDS encoding DUF2281 domain-containing protein produces the protein MSIDSALKNIVENMPDALKTELLHYAEYLITKSDQTEEDKQAAKESVTVKRTLAGSMKGTFVLPLANDFDAP
- the pta gene encoding phosphate acetyltransferase, which encodes MTNSLYISTTATGSGKALVALGIIDLILRKTNKVAFFQPIVLDCSQGHRDEDIDLILNYFKLEQTYEEAFGLCYDEVKDLLVQQKFDEIIEKIIKKFKNLEKKYDFILCEGSDYLQENSAFEFELNTEIAKNLGHPILILGNAYHRSIEDALSPILISCDTYQDKACTVIGIIINQAEEEKIDELRKTLTRIFPPQEYALGVIPHNAKLSSPRVAEIAQQLEAKVLYGQQRLDSLASNFLVVAMQMQNALERIKEDSLIITPWDRGDVIIGMLQAHESANYPQLAGIVLTAGHILNPSIARLIEGLPDPLPILSVTTDTYTTAERIHDVRTTLTSTDYDKINLSLQLFHNNINLDRLEAQIRTLRTQGITPKMFTYNLVQQAKAQKRHIVLAEGTEPRILQAATVLIEQDIVDLTLLGQPDEIAMVIKKHGITLDLDRLQIINPVASPHFESYVQTLYEARKAKGMNLDLARDYAEDVSYFGTLMVYQGDADGMVSGAVHTTQHTIRPALQIIKTKPDCAIVSSVFFMCLEDRVLVYGDCAVNPDPSAEELAEIALSSAETAQKFGIEPRIALLSYSSGQSGQGEDVEKVRQATKIAREKRPDLKLEGPIQYDAAVDKEVAAQKMPGSEVAGQATVFIFPDLNTGNNTYKAVQRETKALAIGPILQGLKKPVNDLSRGCTVPDIINTVVITAIQSQSF